TTGAGTAGTAGTCTGCTAGCAGTTTGCCATAAGCTTGGATAACAAGCTGTGAGCTACCGCTTAAACGACTATTTGCAAAACTCTCATATCGTTCTTCATTGTCGATTTGGGTGGTGTTGAAATTTATTGAGATTCTGCTTAGCTCTACCCTCCAGCCCGCTCTATCCATATCGACATCTAGATTTTCATAGTCTTTTTTGCTAAGCTCTGCACTCGCACAATCCCCCAAATCCACCAGCGCGAAAAACGCAAAAATCACCACAAAAAGTAGCTTTGACACACAAAATATATATAAAAAAAGTGCGTGGTATAGTTTATGAAGTTGTTTGTGAGGGAAACGCAAGCAAAAGCCTATACTCTAATGTATTCTACGCGTTGTAATTTTTAGTTTGCATACTTCTGTATACTCTACTGCATATCTTTGCTTTATCGCACATTTTGGGGTATGCAGGGCTTTTTAGCGACTATTTTTTGTCTTGAGGGACGGGGATATGGGCTAAGAGATTGTCCATATCAAAGCTCACGCCTTGCTGATTTGCTTCTTTTGCTAGGGCTATGGCTTCGTTTATGTTGTATTCATTTCCCCCCTCATAAGGCTCAAATATACGATTTGCTATGGCTAGAGCATAGGCACTTTTTTGGATATTTCGCGTGGCAGAATGCGGACTTGTCGCATATAGCACAGTCTGTATCATATCATCATCAAATTTCCACAAATCAAAGCAATACGCCAAAAACGAAATATGGTCAGTGCCGAAAAACTCCTGCTCGACAAGGGCGACATTCATAAACCCATTTTCCTCAAGCATTTTACGGAAGTCTTTGTCTTGGCGAGTTTTGATAAGTGCGATAGAAAACAAAATCATACCAAGTCGCAAAAGCATAGCGCAAGGCACAAGCATTTGGGATAGCTTTTTGTCCT
This genomic stretch from Helicobacter macacae MIT 99-5501 harbors:
- a CDS encoding HDOD domain-containing protein, encoding MNESLLNIIEEKLPPLSDTVVKLRDYIAEAGESVEISKVVDILSKDPMVTTNLLKIANSAYYGFSSKISTINQVVALLGIDNIKNLVMTDSVRSQLKVNVSPYGLDTDIFMGNCSKEVNFISTWLANEDKKLSQMLVPCAMLLRLGMILFSIALIKTRQDKDFRKMLEENGFMNVALVEQEFFGTDHISFLAYCFDLWKFDDDMIQTVLYATSPHSATRNIQKSAYALAIANRIFEPYEGGNEYNINEAIALAKEANQQGVSFDMDNLLAHIPVPQDKK